From the genome of Phytohabitans rumicis, one region includes:
- a CDS encoding universal stress protein, protein MNTERVVVGIDGSEQALAAVRAAATEAYHRGEPLHIVHAFIWPSLHVDVGPVAGDLPGTGLRHHAESLLGEATAEARKTAPQVAVTAALIDGAATPVLLEESRRATLLVLGDRGMGGISSVVVGSVAVHAAAHAHCPVLVIRGAEPAAGPVVVGVDGSEGAERAVRFAFEECAYRGAELVPMLAWNDSARTDWLAAWPERYPDVVVRPELIRGHPRNVLVERSKSAQLVVLGSRGRGAVKGLLLGSVSQTLLHHSACPVAVVPATGGSRG, encoded by the coding sequence ATGAACACCGAGCGGGTGGTCGTGGGCATCGACGGATCGGAACAGGCCCTTGCCGCGGTGCGCGCCGCCGCCACAGAGGCGTACCACCGGGGCGAGCCGCTGCACATCGTGCATGCCTTCATCTGGCCGTCCTTGCACGTGGACGTCGGACCGGTCGCCGGTGACCTACCCGGGACGGGCCTGCGGCACCATGCGGAAAGCCTTCTCGGGGAGGCCACGGCGGAGGCCAGAAAGACGGCACCGCAGGTAGCGGTCACCGCGGCGTTGATCGACGGGGCCGCGACGCCCGTGCTCCTCGAGGAATCCCGTCGGGCCACGCTGCTGGTGCTTGGCGATCGGGGCATGGGCGGCATCAGCAGTGTGGTCGTCGGTTCGGTCGCCGTACACGCGGCGGCACACGCCCATTGCCCGGTCCTGGTCATTCGCGGTGCGGAGCCGGCGGCCGGTCCGGTCGTGGTGGGCGTCGACGGGTCCGAGGGAGCCGAACGCGCGGTCCGCTTCGCCTTCGAGGAATGCGCGTACCGCGGGGCGGAACTGGTCCCGATGCTCGCATGGAATGATTCAGCCCGCACCGACTGGTTGGCCGCCTGGCCGGAGCGGTACCCCGATGTCGTGGTCCGGCCCGAACTGATTCGTGGACACCCGCGAAACGTTCTGGTCGAGCGCTCGAAGAGCGCACAGCTGGTGGTGTTGGGATCCCGTGGCCGGGGCGCCGTCAAGGGCCTGCTACTCGGCTCGGTCAGTCAGACGCTTCTGCACCACTCCGCCTGTCCGGTCGCGGTCGTACCAGCGACCGGTGGCTCGCGTGGATGA
- a CDS encoding ATP-binding protein, with the protein MDERYHGLRGRAKECAVLDRMVAEVRSGRGRAVLIRGDAGVGKSALLEYVVGRSTGCRVARAAGVESEMEFPFAALHQLCVPMLDLRDRLPVPQREALAVAFGYSVGSPPDKFLVGLAVLGLLATVSQDRPLMCVVDDAQWLDQVSAQTLTFVSRRLFAERIGVVFSVREPATGSTWRGLSELVVGGLADEDARALLDSVVPGRLDERVRDRIVAETRGNPLALLELPRGLTAAEIAGGFMRPDARPLWSRIERSFALRVGSLPSPTRKLLLTAAAEPVGDVTLLFRAAKLLDLAMSAVVPAEAAGLIELGVRVRFRHPLVRSAVYRAATPADRRDVHRALAEATDPAVDPDRRAWHRAHGAAGADERIAAELLSSADRAQRRGGVAAAAELLRHATELTPDPATRAIRALAAAQAEMQAGAFKTALKLLRGAEEGLADELHLARVSLLRAQLAFASGHDMSAPRLLLEAARRLEPLDGALARTTYRDAMAAAMLAGGFADDAGFLEMVRAVRAAPRPTRDRPGDLLLDSRAALLTDGYEAFVPLAKATLSAFRMQDASEASELPWLWLAAVTAADTWDDESWSILTARHVQAARDVGALSELPLALNSLVVVRLFAGERAAAASLVAEVKAIGEATGRGLAPYGALALAAWRGDEAEAVPLIEASMADVVARGEDTGVMVTHWARSLLLNGLARYAEALPAARAAAEHPLETAVVYWALAELIESAVRSGRPELAAGAYERLAATTQACGTEWALGVRARSGALLATGGAAEALYRQAIEHLGRTQLRMELARAHLLYGEWLRRENRRQEARPQLRSAYDILTAAGADAFADRARRELAAAGEAVAEHAARTSDTLSAQEAHMAALARSGLTSAEIGAQLLLSPYTVEWHLRKIFAKLGIAGGAVP; encoded by the coding sequence GTGGATGAGCGCTATCACGGGCTGCGCGGCCGGGCAAAGGAGTGCGCGGTCCTGGACCGGATGGTCGCTGAGGTTCGCTCCGGCAGAGGGCGGGCCGTGCTGATCCGTGGTGACGCGGGTGTGGGGAAGTCGGCTCTGCTCGAATACGTCGTGGGGCGTTCGACCGGATGCAGGGTGGCGCGTGCCGCGGGTGTCGAATCCGAGATGGAGTTTCCGTTCGCAGCTTTGCATCAGTTGTGCGTGCCGATGCTGGACCTCCGCGATCGCTTACCGGTTCCGCAGCGCGAGGCGCTCGCTGTCGCGTTCGGCTACAGCGTCGGAAGTCCGCCGGACAAATTCCTGGTCGGACTGGCCGTGTTGGGTCTGCTGGCGACGGTGTCGCAGGACAGGCCGCTGATGTGCGTGGTTGACGATGCACAGTGGCTGGATCAGGTTTCGGCGCAGACGTTGACGTTCGTCTCGCGGCGTCTGTTCGCCGAGCGGATCGGTGTGGTGTTCTCGGTCCGGGAGCCGGCGACCGGGTCGACCTGGCGAGGCTTGTCGGAGCTGGTCGTCGGCGGCCTGGCCGACGAGGACGCCCGCGCACTGCTGGACTCGGTCGTCCCCGGGCGGCTCGACGAGAGGGTGCGGGATCGGATCGTCGCCGAGACGCGCGGCAATCCGCTGGCCCTGCTTGAGCTGCCGCGCGGGTTGACCGCGGCCGAGATAGCGGGCGGGTTCATGCGTCCCGACGCGCGACCATTGTGGAGCCGGATCGAGCGGAGCTTCGCCCTGCGGGTGGGATCGCTGCCGTCGCCGACGCGGAAGCTGTTGCTCACGGCGGCGGCTGAACCGGTCGGTGACGTGACGTTGTTGTTCCGCGCGGCGAAGCTGCTGGATCTTGCGATGAGCGCGGTCGTGCCGGCGGAGGCTGCCGGACTGATAGAGCTGGGTGTCCGGGTGCGGTTCCGGCATCCGCTGGTGCGGTCGGCGGTCTACCGTGCGGCGACGCCCGCGGACCGTCGTGACGTGCACCGGGCCCTCGCCGAGGCGACCGATCCGGCTGTCGACCCCGATCGGCGCGCCTGGCACCGGGCGCACGGGGCGGCCGGCGCCGATGAGCGAATCGCCGCCGAACTGCTCAGCTCTGCCGACCGGGCGCAGCGCCGCGGCGGTGTCGCGGCCGCGGCCGAGCTGCTGCGGCACGCGACCGAACTGACTCCGGACCCGGCGACGCGCGCGATCCGCGCACTGGCCGCAGCCCAGGCAGAGATGCAGGCCGGCGCCTTCAAGACCGCGCTGAAGCTGCTGCGCGGAGCCGAGGAGGGCCTGGCCGATGAACTCCACCTGGCGCGGGTGAGTCTGTTGCGGGCACAGCTCGCATTCGCCTCCGGTCACGACATGAGCGCGCCGCGGCTGCTCCTGGAAGCCGCCCGCCGGCTCGAACCGCTGGACGGTGCGCTCGCCCGCACCACATACCGCGACGCGATGGCGGCCGCCATGTTGGCCGGCGGGTTCGCCGACGATGCCGGGTTTCTGGAGATGGTGCGTGCGGTGCGGGCAGCGCCGAGGCCGACCCGGGACCGTCCCGGCGATCTCCTGCTGGACAGCCGCGCGGCGTTGCTGACCGACGGGTACGAAGCCTTCGTGCCGCTGGCGAAGGCGACCCTGTCGGCGTTCCGCATGCAGGACGCGTCGGAGGCGAGCGAGCTGCCCTGGTTGTGGCTGGCGGCGGTCACCGCCGCCGATACGTGGGATGACGAGAGCTGGTCGATCCTGACCGCTCGGCACGTCCAGGCCGCGCGGGATGTCGGCGCCCTCAGCGAACTCCCGCTTGCCTTGAACTCGCTCGTCGTCGTGCGCCTCTTCGCCGGCGAGCGCGCGGCGGCCGCGTCACTGGTCGCGGAGGTCAAGGCGATCGGGGAGGCGACCGGGCGCGGGCTGGCACCGTACGGCGCGCTCGCGCTCGCGGCCTGGCGCGGGGACGAAGCCGAGGCTGTCCCGTTGATCGAGGCGAGCATGGCCGACGTGGTGGCCCGCGGAGAAGACACCGGGGTCATGGTTACGCACTGGGCGCGGTCGCTGCTGCTGAACGGACTCGCGCGGTATGCCGAGGCCCTGCCGGCGGCCCGCGCCGCGGCTGAGCATCCGCTCGAGACGGCCGTCGTCTACTGGGCACTGGCGGAGCTGATCGAGTCGGCCGTTCGCAGCGGCCGGCCGGAGCTCGCGGCGGGCGCGTACGAGCGGCTCGCGGCGACGACCCAAGCCTGCGGGACCGAGTGGGCGCTCGGCGTGCGGGCCCGGTCGGGTGCGTTGCTGGCTACGGGAGGCGCGGCGGAGGCGTTGTACCGGCAGGCGATTGAGCACCTCGGCCGGACCCAACTGCGGATGGAGTTGGCCCGCGCCCACCTGCTGTACGGCGAGTGGCTGCGGCGGGAGAACCGGCGCCAGGAGGCCCGCCCTCAGCTACGCAGCGCCTACGACATCCTCACCGCGGCCGGCGCGGACGCGTTCGCGGACCGCGCCCGCCGCGAGCTTGCCGCCGCCGGCGAGGCGGTAGCCGAACACGCCGCCCGCACGAGCGACACCCTGAGCGCGCAGGAGGCGCACATGGCCGCGCTCGCCCGCAGCGGGCTGACCAGCGCCGAAATCGGTGCCCAGCTCCTCCTCAGCCCATACACCGTCGAGTGGCACCTGCGCAAGATCTTCGCCAAGCTGGGCATCGCCGGTGGAGCGGTACCCTGA
- a CDS encoding helix-turn-helix transcriptional regulator, producing MERYPDLREAAVTRSGPRVLGRRNECRALDDLLAGAREGRSGALVLRGEPGIGKTELLTYLLEGSTGCRLLRAAGVESEMELSYAGLHQLCAPLLAGLDRLPEPQRDALRTVFGLRDGAPPNRFLVGLAALSLLADAAGDQPLVCLVDDAQWLDRVSAQTLEFVARRLYAESILLVFAVREPSPGETLGGLPELKVTRLTDSDSRTLLESVVAGRLDEGVRDRIVAESSGNPLALLELPRGLTAAEMAGGFMRPDARPLSSQLEHGFLRRVRALPAETQRLLFAAAAEPVGDVMLLRRAAGRLGIAVDEAALHAEASGLVTLGTSVRFRHPLVRSAAYHAAGLDERREVHMALADATDAQLDPDRRVWHLARATAGPDETVAAELERSADRAQARGGVAAAAAFLSRAAELTPDPARRGARTLAAAQATYQAGAFHAALELADASELSPLDELDAAKLALLRGRLTFYTRGASAGVPLLIEAAKRLDPLDARIARATYWEACFTALTAGPLPSEVAEAILAAPKAAEPTREVLILAGLARRTAEGYAAGAPVLLEALAAFQTGAVSAEQGLGWLPLACRMASDTWDFEGWSVLSARLVDLARGAGALTVLGSALLHRLPNRVRAGDLAGAESLAAEVVAVGEAVGSGFWAHYGALFLEPWRGRESATHQAIEAITQAARHVAGHGRMLADTQWAAAVLYNGLGRYEEAAAAAKRGCENPEEFGLATDSMVELIEASARLGRPADAAEAVQRISDMAQAAGTDWALGTRAYVRALASEGPAADDRYREAIERLGKTENRMALARARLCYGEWLRREGRRVDARAQLGGAHEMLSQFGAAAFAERASRELRATGATVSKPAVATHEELTSQEARIARLAADGLTNPEIGARLFISPHTVEWHLGKVYSKFGISSRKEIPSVIRASFKSF from the coding sequence GTGGAGCGGTACCCTGACCTGCGTGAGGCTGCCGTGACCAGGAGCGGTCCGAGAGTCCTCGGGCGGCGAAACGAGTGCCGGGCCCTTGACGACCTCTTGGCGGGAGCCAGGGAGGGGCGTAGTGGGGCCCTCGTGCTGCGTGGCGAGCCGGGCATCGGGAAGACCGAGCTGTTGACGTACCTCCTGGAGGGCAGCACCGGTTGCCGCCTCCTCAGGGCCGCCGGCGTCGAGTCCGAGATGGAGCTGTCGTACGCCGGCCTGCATCAGCTGTGCGCTCCACTGCTCGCCGGCCTCGACCGCCTCCCCGAGCCTCAGCGCGACGCGCTCCGCACGGTGTTCGGTCTGCGTGACGGTGCTCCGCCCAACCGGTTCCTCGTGGGCCTGGCGGCGCTGAGCCTCCTCGCGGATGCCGCCGGTGATCAGCCATTGGTCTGCCTCGTCGACGACGCGCAGTGGTTGGATCGCGTGTCGGCACAAACCTTGGAGTTCGTCGCCCGGCGGCTGTACGCGGAGTCGATCCTGCTCGTCTTCGCCGTACGTGAGCCCAGTCCCGGCGAGACGCTCGGCGGCCTGCCCGAGCTCAAGGTGACGAGGCTGACCGACAGCGACTCGCGAACACTCCTCGAATCGGTCGTCGCCGGCCGCCTCGACGAAGGGGTGCGCGACCGCATCGTCGCCGAATCGAGCGGCAACCCGTTGGCTCTGCTCGAGCTGCCGCGCGGGTTGACCGCGGCCGAGATGGCGGGCGGCTTCATGCGCCCCGACGCGCGACCCTTGTCGAGCCAGCTCGAGCACGGCTTCCTGCGCCGCGTTCGAGCACTGCCCGCCGAGACGCAACGCCTGCTGTTCGCCGCCGCCGCCGAGCCGGTCGGCGATGTGATGTTGTTGCGGCGTGCGGCCGGAAGGTTGGGGATCGCGGTAGATGAGGCCGCGTTGCACGCCGAAGCGTCCGGGCTGGTTACCCTCGGCACCAGCGTGCGGTTCCGGCACCCGCTCGTGCGTTCGGCGGCCTATCACGCGGCGGGGCTTGACGAGCGTCGCGAGGTACACATGGCGTTGGCGGACGCGACCGACGCTCAGCTCGATCCTGATCGTCGGGTGTGGCATCTGGCGCGCGCGACGGCCGGACCTGACGAGACGGTGGCCGCCGAGCTGGAGCGCTCGGCGGATCGGGCGCAGGCGCGCGGCGGAGTCGCCGCGGCGGCGGCCTTCCTCAGTCGCGCCGCCGAGCTGACCCCCGACCCCGCACGTCGCGGAGCCAGAACGTTGGCGGCGGCACAGGCCACGTATCAGGCCGGCGCGTTCCACGCCGCGCTCGAACTGGCGGACGCGTCGGAGCTGAGCCCTCTCGACGAGCTCGATGCCGCGAAGTTGGCGTTGCTGCGCGGTCGGCTCACGTTCTATACGAGGGGTGCGAGCGCAGGCGTGCCGCTACTGATCGAGGCGGCCAAGCGGCTGGACCCGCTCGACGCCCGGATCGCCCGCGCCACCTACTGGGAGGCGTGCTTCACGGCTCTCACCGCTGGCCCACTGCCAAGCGAGGTGGCCGAGGCCATTCTTGCCGCGCCGAAGGCGGCTGAGCCAACGCGCGAGGTTCTGATTCTGGCGGGCCTGGCGCGGAGGACCGCAGAGGGGTACGCCGCCGGGGCACCTGTGCTGCTGGAGGCGCTCGCTGCCTTCCAGACCGGTGCGGTCTCGGCGGAACAGGGCCTTGGCTGGCTCCCGCTCGCGTGCCGGATGGCTTCGGATACCTGGGACTTCGAGGGCTGGTCCGTACTCTCTGCCCGACTGGTCGACCTGGCGCGCGGGGCGGGGGCCTTGACTGTGCTGGGATCGGCGCTCCTGCACCGCCTGCCGAACCGGGTCCGCGCCGGCGACCTCGCCGGCGCGGAATCCCTGGCAGCGGAGGTGGTTGCGGTCGGCGAGGCGGTTGGCAGCGGTTTCTGGGCGCACTACGGCGCGCTGTTTCTCGAGCCGTGGAGAGGCCGAGAATCCGCGACGCACCAGGCGATCGAAGCGATCACTCAAGCGGCCCGTCACGTGGCCGGGCACGGACGGATGCTGGCCGACACGCAATGGGCGGCGGCGGTGCTCTACAACGGCCTCGGTCGGTACGAGGAGGCCGCCGCGGCCGCGAAGCGCGGCTGCGAGAACCCAGAGGAATTCGGCCTGGCCACCGACTCGATGGTTGAGCTCATCGAGGCATCCGCGCGACTCGGGCGCCCAGCCGACGCGGCCGAGGCGGTCCAGAGAATCAGCGATATGGCGCAGGCCGCCGGCACCGACTGGGCTCTCGGCACGAGGGCCTACGTGCGAGCCCTGGCAAGCGAAGGGCCGGCAGCCGACGACCGGTACCGCGAGGCGATCGAACGGCTCGGCAAGACCGAGAACCGGATGGCGCTCGCTCGCGCCCGACTCTGCTACGGCGAATGGCTGCGCCGCGAGGGCCGCCGCGTCGACGCACGCGCTCAACTAGGCGGCGCGCACGAGATGCTGAGCCAGTTCGGGGCCGCGGCGTTCGCGGAGCGCGCGAGTCGCGAGCTGCGGGCCACGGGGGCGACGGTGAGCAAACCCGCCGTCGCGACGCACGAGGAGCTCACTTCCCAGGAAGCGCGGATCGCCCGCCTCGCCGCCGACGGCCTCACAAACCCCGAGATCGGCGCCCGGCTGTTCATCAGCCCCCACACGGTCGAATGGCACCTCGGCAAGGTGTACTCGAAGTTCGGTATCAGCTCCCGCAAGGAGATCCCCAGCGTGATCAGGGCGTCCTTCAAGTCGTTCTAA
- a CDS encoding sigma-70 family RNA polymerase sigma factor, with translation MLKTDSAEATAAFQSVRSRLFGIAYQMLGRATDAEDVVQDVWIRWQGADRAQVRDRVAFLVTVTTRVALNAATSARARREISAGGQRLKPDLAAADPALEAERAEELEVAVHLLIERLSPVERAVYVLREAFDYPFREIAETLEISEANARQLAHRARQHLATQRPAPVDPADRGGLLDAFLGAARAGEMARLIHVLTTV, from the coding sequence CGAGGCGACGGCCGCGTTCCAGAGCGTCCGTTCCCGACTGTTCGGGATCGCCTACCAGATGCTGGGTCGGGCGACCGACGCCGAGGACGTCGTCCAGGACGTGTGGATCCGCTGGCAGGGCGCGGACCGGGCACAGGTCCGGGATCGGGTCGCGTTCCTGGTGACCGTGACGACGCGGGTCGCACTTAACGCGGCGACCTCCGCCCGCGCGCGCCGGGAGATCAGCGCCGGCGGTCAGCGGCTCAAGCCCGACCTCGCGGCCGCCGATCCGGCGCTGGAGGCGGAACGCGCCGAGGAGCTCGAGGTCGCGGTCCACCTCCTGATCGAACGCCTGTCCCCCGTCGAACGTGCCGTGTACGTGCTCCGGGAGGCGTTCGACTACCCGTTCCGCGAGATCGCGGAGACACTCGAGATCAGCGAGGCCAACGCGCGGCAGCTGGCACATCGAGCGCGCCAGCATCTCGCCACCCAACGACCGGCCCCGGTCGATCCGGCGGATCGGGGCGGCCTCCTGGACGCCTTCCTCGGCGCCGCCCGAGCCGGCGAGATGGCGCGCCTCATCCACGTGCTCACCACGGTCTGA
- a CDS encoding SDR family oxidoreductase, producing MKMAVAGGTGWVGKLVVERARERGHEVVVISRSGGVDLMTGAGLDDALRGVDVVIDVANVSTLSRKASVAFFETETRNLLAAEQRAGVRHHVLLSIVGVDRVDSGYYIGKRRQEELALAGPIPVTLLRVTQFHEFAAQMLDKVPGPVKVAPLMLSRPVAASEVAAELVRLAEGPAQGRTTELAGPEVLTMASMMRRLAKGKLVLTVPVGKAMANGGVLPTGDFNRGKITFEQWAASR from the coding sequence ATGAAGATGGCGGTGGCCGGGGGGACCGGCTGGGTCGGCAAGCTGGTGGTGGAGCGGGCGCGGGAGCGGGGCCACGAGGTCGTGGTGATCTCCCGGTCGGGCGGCGTCGACCTGATGACGGGGGCTGGTCTGGACGACGCGCTGCGTGGTGTGGACGTTGTGATCGACGTGGCGAACGTGTCGACGCTGAGCCGTAAGGCGTCGGTGGCGTTCTTCGAGACCGAGACGCGCAACCTGCTGGCGGCTGAGCAGCGGGCGGGCGTACGCCACCACGTGCTGCTGTCGATCGTGGGGGTCGACCGGGTCGACTCGGGCTACTACATCGGCAAGCGCCGCCAGGAGGAGCTGGCGCTGGCCGGCCCGATCCCGGTGACGCTGCTGCGGGTGACGCAGTTCCACGAGTTCGCGGCGCAGATGCTCGACAAGGTGCCTGGCCCGGTGAAGGTGGCGCCGTTGATGTTGAGCCGGCCGGTCGCCGCCTCCGAGGTCGCCGCCGAGCTCGTACGCCTGGCCGAAGGCCCCGCCCAGGGCCGGACGACCGAGCTGGCCGGCCCCGAGGTGCTGACGATGGCGTCGATGATGCGCCGCCTGGCCAAGGGCAAACTGGTGCTGACGGTGCCCGTCGGCAAGGCGATGGCGAACGGTGGCGTACTGCCGACCGGCGACTTCAACCGTGGGAAGATCACCTTCGAGCAGTGGGCGGCGTCGCGATGA
- a CDS encoding SDR family oxidoreductase has translation MKVVVIGGTGLIGSKLVTKLGEHGHEAVPAAPDTGVNTITKEGLPEALEGAAVVVDVSNSPSFDEAAVVEFFGTSTTNLLECAAKAGVGHYVALSVVGTEQLSNSGYFRGRPSRSG, from the coding sequence ATGAAGGTCGTGGTAATCGGAGGCACGGGGCTGATCGGCTCGAAGCTGGTGACCAAGCTGGGCGAGCATGGTCATGAGGCGGTGCCGGCGGCCCCCGACACGGGCGTGAACACGATCACCAAGGAAGGGCTGCCCGAGGCGCTCGAGGGCGCGGCCGTCGTGGTGGACGTGTCGAACTCGCCATCATTCGACGAAGCCGCGGTGGTGGAGTTCTTCGGGACCTCCACCACCAACCTGCTGGAGTGCGCGGCGAAGGCGGGGGTCGGCCACTACGTGGCGTTGTCGGTGGTGGGAACGGAGCAGTTGTCGAATTCCGGCTACTTCCGGGGAAGGCCATCCAGGAGCGGCTGA